ATGTAGCTGATGGTTGTTGTGGCGTTGCCGCGCCTTCTTCCGTTATATCAAAGGCTGGTGCTGGGTCCGGATATTTCCTGTACGCTAACCTGTCCGGTTCGCGATCCTCCGTTACATCTAGCCCTATCAAGGtcgatttttcatttcgttcaaTCGTTTGTTCTAACTCTACACGTACAAAGGATCCGGTTCCCGTGCCAGTTGTTGTACTCCTCACGTACTCTTCATAGTTGGGAAATCGATCGTAACCAATGTCGGGGATCGATGGTTCGTTTAAAAGTAATCTATTTCTCGCTTCGGCAAGCACTTCGGCAGTGTTTGAGACATCTCCCGCCGTAACAGACACCGCGGAAAGGTCGTTCCCTTTGCTGGTAGCTACAGCAGGCGCCGGTGTTTCCACCTCCGGAATCGTCGATAGTTCATGCATCGGAAGCTCATCCGGTAGCTGTGGACTAAAGCGTGCAATCGCAACTGGTGGTGTGCTACGGCGTTGAGATGCTTTTAAACCTGCTCCACCTACCTCTACTTGCGGATTAACACCGGTAGAAGCCGCAAACGGTGGTTTCGGAATATCTTTAAGGAATGGTTCAAATGGAAGTGGTTCCTTCCCATGACTACCCTCTTCGGAAGGACTTTCCCGAATATCGGACGCCGTAAGTGGCCGGGACATTGCAATACCGCTGTCTTTACTAAGCCCAATCTGTTTGGAGGAGAAAATGTTGTCAATCTCCTCACTTACTGGATCTTCACCGATCGGTGCTGGAACGACGACGCTGGTCGCGGATGGTCCCGCCGCTTGCGGTGGTGATGCTGAAGATGATGAAGCTACAACATTGGGTGGTTGTGTGGCAGTGATTGCCGCCGTACGATTAAGCACCGGTGGCAAATCCATATATTTTGTCGACTCTTGCTGCTCCAAGGACGAGAGACTATCCTCGACCAGACGACGCTTTTCTTCGCGCACCTGATGAATCATCTGGGACAGTTCCGTAATGCGTTGGCTGCATCGTTCCGTGAGTTGGGAGTAGCGTTCAAGAATTTCTTGCTCCTCACGATCGCTCAGATTGATCACCTCGACGTGACCCTGGGGTGTAATGATTTTTGCCACCTTTGCGGCTGTGTCCCGTTTGGGAGATTTTAAGATGGATTTTAGCGAGCCTTCCTTAACCGTTGGTGCAGTTGCTGCTTGTACCATTattggttgtggttgtggtgcTGGTTCAATCGGTGCAGCAGTTGGTTCCGTCTGTTGAACGGATGGCGTTTTATCATCCTTCTTTTTAGAAGATTTTTCCTTCGAACGTTGCCCATCCTCCATTCCCTCAGGAACCTTCCGTTGCTGCCGTTTCATCGTCCGTTCTCTTCGTCGCAATGTTTCCATCCATATGCCTTCCACACGGCTTACTTCAGCATCCATCGACATGCCACTCCGATCGCTACCACTACCCAACGTTGTCTGTTCCGATGATGAGCGTCGTAGCGTTTCATCGATTTCCTCCAGAAAGTTGTAGTTTTCATCGATAAACTTTCTTAACCGATTGATGCGCTCACTTTCCTCCTCGTTCGGTGCAAGCGGACCAGGTTGTTGAACCGTTGGCTGTCTACCAACATTATTGCTGCTAACGTTCACAACCGATGCGTTAGGTGTTGACACGCTTGTAGAGCTTACGCCAagctgatcgatcgattgccgGGACATACCGAGCAAGCGGACAATGTACTTGAGCAGATTTGGGTTCAGATTCGTTGCACCGGACGGTAGATCTAACTTTGCGCCTTTGTCGCCACTCTTTTGTAAGTTATACTTCTGTCCAGAAGTTCCCTTTGGAGGGCACTCTTCGGGAGCGATCGGTTTGCAGGGTTCACTTCCTACTGGTACTTCTCGCTGTAGAATTTTCAATCTGCCAATCTTTGGTGGCAACGGTCGATAGACGGTTGACGTTGTGGAGGAACTTCCCGGCGAGAACTCTATCACCTTCTTCTTGAGCGCTTCTTTCCGACTTGCCAGTGGCTTTATAATCTCGGTCTGCATTGGTTCCGGTGCCACCGCGTCTTGTGCTTTTTCAACTAAATTGTCCGACTTTAACTTCTCCTGAGTGGTctttttcttatgtttctttttcgctgGTGTTCCCTTATCGTTTACCGTGATGATAATCTTTACCGGTGGTGTATCATCCGATTGCTTATCAACGGATTCGTACGAATCCTTACTCGTTTCGCTAATACTGCTCCCAACGGACGATGGTTGAACAACGTCCACATCGATCGTCCCTTTTTGACCCTTTGTCGCAACATGCACCTTAGGTTTAGGAGGTTTTTTCGCatctttctgctgctgcttttgttgctttctatGCAGCACGGCCATTTTCTCCTCCAGTTGGCGTCCTAATTCTTCTACCTCTCGTTCACGCTTCTGCAGCAGTTGCTGCTGTTCGAGCAATTCTTCTTGCCGTCGTTTCATACGCTCAAGGCGCTCAATTTCCAGCTTGGTGGCAGCGTTCGTACTAGCCTTCGCATCGGTCGTTGGTTTAGCCGCTTGTTCCGCTTTTTCGCGTGCGATTTCTTCCTTTAGCAATCGACGCTGCTCGTTGATTTGGTCCAACAGTTCCTttaattttgctattttatcaATCCCTCCACTCATTGCTTCCGAAGGTGGTATTGGAATGCCCGGACGTTCGAACGTGTCCAGCACGATCGAGGCGCAACTATCGGAGGAAACATCCTTCCCGTCGGGCTGCTTTTGTACTTTCATTTCGGCCACATTTACTACCGAAGGACGAACGGCGATCGGTGGATTAAGGCGCTGCTCGGTTGGCATTTGTACAACCGGACACGTTACGAGCGATCGCTGGCGAAGTAAGCTTTCTATCGCTTCGTTAGCCTTTCGTTGGCGCGTTACTGCTTGCTGCTTGAGCGTGGCTTCCGAAGGCAAGCTTTTCGGGGGCTGCAAAACAGACATTTGATTAGTTATTAAATGATGGTTTAATCTAAAACTTCTGGCCACTTACTACTGCTAAACTTTTCAGCTTATTTTCCGTTCGCGTTAGATTGTCCAACTCCTTCGAAAGTTTTTCGTAATCTTTTCTCGTTTGTTGTTTCTCTAGAGCTGGTTTTGTACGGTCCACCGTGGGTTTGCTGTAATATAAGGATA
This genomic window from Anopheles maculipalpis chromosome 2RL, idAnoMacuDA_375_x, whole genome shotgun sequence contains:
- the LOC126556646 gene encoding uncharacterized protein LOC126556646, yielding MSVGVTVHDVIDLPSPMGSNPLADLENVRKIAKEKLRIRRLVQVRQQSKQLAAKVRQNYQQAKEKEFAKIEQTKREELKAWKRQHIRTLQDEYARNVCEVGEAHRAAEAAEECAVWFEEKRATQQAVALQRGRTAEANAARERDRKEAQKEAKIRKKQYVPSKSIAVQASIPVVEPQSVEVVDARKDPIMIDEGSSTDPTPGPYEHFRSRRNRINFPTTVPETILTDSDDEQYCPGKENVPATGIHEYSATAFTSPSDFRPNVATTPPPQVPKPQPLQPFTQITELIQQRRRQQHSLQDETRQPAGPYREPYGTQKMVQFDDMSDNTLSFPTSSVLTRDDHPYVPLVVNESPRKVPPRKMAEKPRTFPTAQPEKVVKMEPIGNGGARRKKVVPPESSSSTVSYADGACSTKVQYYDCNTKFRKEYDQPVGFVQREQYRSDDPTGMEEANRYEQLQQELAKARSKPTVDRTKPALEKQQTRKDYEKLSKELDNLTRTENKLKSLAVPPKSLPSEATLKQQAVTRQRKANEAIESLLRQRSLVTCPVVQMPTEQRLNPPIAVRPSVVNVAEMKVQKQPDGKDVSSDSCASIVLDTFERPGIPIPPSEAMSGGIDKIAKLKELLDQINEQRRLLKEEIAREKAEQAAKPTTDAKASTNAATKLEIERLERMKRRQEELLEQQQLLQKREREVEELGRQLEEKMAVLHRKQQKQQQKDAKKPPKPKVHVATKGQKGTIDVDVVQPSSVGSSISETSKDSYESVDKQSDDTPPVKIIITVNDKGTPAKKKHKKKTTQEKLKSDNLVEKAQDAVAPEPMQTEIIKPLASRKEALKKKVIEFSPGSSSTTSTVYRPLPPKIGRLKILQREVPVGSEPCKPIAPEECPPKGTSGQKYNLQKSGDKGAKLDLPSGATNLNPNLLKYIVRLLGMSRQSIDQLGVSSTSVSTPNASVVNVSSNNVGRQPTVQQPGPLAPNEEESERINRLRKFIDENYNFLEEIDETLRRSSSEQTTLGSGSDRSGMSMDAEVSRVEGIWMETLRRRERTMKRQQRKVPEGMEDGQRSKEKSSKKKDDKTPSVQQTEPTAAPIEPAPQPQPIMVQAATAPTVKEGSLKSILKSPKRDTAAKVAKIITPQGHVEVINLSDREEQEILERYSQLTERCSQRITELSQMIHQVREEKRRLVEDSLSSLEQQESTKYMDLPPVLNRTAAITATQPPNVVASSSSASPPQAAGPSATSVVVPAPIGEDPVSEEIDNIFSSKQIGLSKDSGIAMSRPLTASDIRESPSEEGSHGKEPLPFEPFLKDIPKPPFAASTGVNPQVEVGGAGLKASQRRSTPPVAIARFSPQLPDELPMHELSTIPEVETPAPAVATSKGNDLSAVSVTAGDVSNTAEVLAEARNRLLLNEPSIPDIGYDRFPNYEEYVRSTTTGTGTGSFVRVELEQTIERNEKSTLIGLDVTEDREPDRLAYRKYPDPAPAFDITEEGAATPQQPSATSSTMGIPINKSGSDTSLPDVVAELRKRNIIVKPFNNSLDNSNRSTPLSDTQDATPAQVQQQQQQQQARRHPNELQPLPDSLLRWASSMFKRSSQLEQHSSGSSPNSLDGQAIGPNDETVANDTDEGLGKPLDLNEFVMRQLMVRTQSDLQSNTSLSSSSHGSHSSTLLRSLLNISRLDSSNSKASPLRDLLMHTPTDGKSIQRTSTPVAVSKSTASGNSLRLGGNGNTDPSVTNNRTETEGLFSGESRLSSVHWSSSSGNSSDRQEPPQQQRLTVPDVRLERQTSVSNRDSK